The nucleotide sequence CTCTTCAACCAGCTCTTCTACGGCAGCGCCATCGCCGGGGTCGTGCTGATCGCGCTGTCCTGGCCGCTGAGCCGGTGGGCGATGGCGGGCAAGGCGGCCCCGGCAGAGACCGCCGGCACCGAGGTCCGGTAGGGCAGGGGGCTCAGCTGCTGCCGCGGACCGCCCAGACCCGCGCGGCGAGCAGGATGCGTCCGTCCGGGTCGGTGGGCAGGCCTTGCTCGAGCCGGGCGCGGAGCGCCTCGCGCTGCGCCTCGCCGAGCCCGGCGCAATAGCCGGGCGCGGGGCCGACCCCCGACAGGAACGGCGTCCAGTAATCGTCGAAATCGGCAAAGGGCGTGGCGATGTCGATCGCCGCGCAGGTGACCTCGCCAAGCCCCGCCGAGCGGAACAGCGCCTCGAGCGCGTCCGGGTGGCAGACCGGGAAGCGCCGCCCCTCGTCGAGCGCCTGCGCGCCCGGGTCGAGCGCGACGGCCGCGTCCCAGAACCGGCGCATGAACTGCGCGTGCCCGGCGTAGTCCCAGACATAGGCCGCCACCGTCCCGCCGGGGCTTGTGCAGCGCCGCAGCTCGGCCAGCGCGCGGTCCTTGTCGGGGATGAAGTTCAGCACCAGCCCCGAGACCGCGCAGTCGGCGGCACCGTCGCCGAGCGGGATCGTCTCGCCGTCGCCCTGCACGAAGCGCACCCTCGGGTCGGTGATCCGGCGCCCGGCGAGCGCGAGGAAGTCCTGCGAGGGCTCGACCCCGGTGACCGAGGCGGGCGCGCAGCCTTGCACGATCTGCTCGGTCAGCGCGCCGGTGCCGCAGCCGAGGTCGAGCCAGCGCAGACCATCCGGCATGTCCAGCCAGCCGAGGAAGTCGCGCCCGGCCTTCCGGCTCCACCGGCCGACGTACATTTCATAGGCATCCGCCCCGAGCCATTTGTCCATCATCGTCGTCACCCTCCCTCTGCTGCCGGGACGAGGGTAGCACGGATCGCGCCCCGCGTCCGCGCCGCCGGTCCGGGCCGGACGGTGCGGGCCGCGCCCAAGTCACGGGCAGCGCAGCGCAAAGCCGGCGCCCTCCGGGGTCGGCAATGTTCGATCAAGGCAGTTTTGTGGTGGAAACTCACGTCTTCTCGTGACGCGGGGGCATTTTCGATATACCTATGGATGCAGTGCGTCGTGTCTTCGCCGGAAAAGCCGGGGGTGTTACCAACCCGCGGCCGGTCCGGGGCCGGAAAATGGCGCAGAGTTTTGAACGAACCGTTTAATTGAAGTGAATTTTCTGCGCCGCGCGGCGCGCCCGAGCCATTTGATGGGCGCCCGTACCGGCTCGATCATGTGTCTTGTGCGTGCGGCCCGGGGCGGGACGCCCCGCCGGGTGAAGGCGCCCGGCCGTCATTTTGAATGGAGAGATTTCATGGAGGATGTCATAGTGACCAATCGCGACCCGGCTACCGACGGCGATGGCGAGGGGGTGGCGCGGCGTCATTGGAAGCAGAACCCCGAAGCGGTGCGCGCCAATATCCTCGATGTCGCGCGCAAGGCCTTCGTGGCGCATGGTCTGACCGGGGCGAAGATCGACGACATCGCCGCCGGGACCGAGACCTCGAAGCGGATGATCTACTACTACTTCGGCGACAAGGAAGGGCTCTACCGCGCGGTGCTCGAGGACACCTACGCCCGCGTGCGCGCGGCGGAGGACAGGCTCGACCTGGCCAGCCTGCACCCGGTCGAGGCGCTGCGGCGGCTGGCGGAATTCACCTTCGACCACCATGCCGAGAACACCGATTTCATCCGGCTCGTCATGGTCGAAAACCTGCACAATGCCGCGCACATGGAAAAGGTCGAGGACATCGCCGGCAAGAATGTCTCGGCGGTCGGGCTGCTCGACGAGATCTACCAGCGCGGCTGCGCCGAGGGGCTGTTCCGGCGCGGGCTCACGGCGCTGGAGCTGCGCTGGCACATCTCGGCGCTGGCCTTCTTCAACGTCGCCAACCGGCCGACCTTCTCGCATCTCTACGGCGACTCGCTGTTCGACCCGAAGGGCCAGCAGCAGCTCAGGCGGCACATCGGCGACATGCTGCTGCGCTTCGTGATGAAGCCGGGGCTCTCGGTCGAGGAGGCGGCGGTGCGCCCGGTGACCGAGACCCGCGCCATCCATCCCGACATCTACCGTTTCCGCGAGACCTGGGACGCCACCTGGGCGACCCTGCCGACCGAGGGCGACGCCACCACGCGGCGGCTGCATTTCGAATCCGTGTCGCGCTCTCTGCGCCTGCCCAGCCCCGAGGGAGTCGAGACCGACGAGGAGCACTGGATCGACACCGAGAGCGGCCCGGTGCGGGTGCGGCTGTTCCGCCCGCCGGACCCCGAGCCGCTGCCTGCCGTCGTCTACCTGCACGGCGGGGCCTGGCGGCAGGGCAGCCCCGAGACCCACTGGAACATCACCTCGCGCATGGCCGCCTGGTCGGGGCACCTGGTGATCTCGGTGGATTACGCGCTGGCGCCCGAGGCGGCCTATCCGGCGGCGCTGCACCAGATTCCGGCGGTGCTGACCTGGGCGCGCGACCATGCCTCGATGCTGGGCATCGACCCGGAGCGGCTGTCGATCGCCGGCGACGGGGCAGGGGGGAACCTTGCCGCGGCGGTGGCGCTGATGTGCCGCGACGCCGGGCTGCCGCTGGCGGCGCAGCTGCTGATCTACCCGATCTGCGACTTCGACACCTCGCGCCCGTCCTGCTCGGAATATGCCGAGGGCCCGCTCTGGACCCTGGCGCAGCTGCTCTCGGCGCACGCGGGCTATTGCCCGGACGTGACGCTGCGCCTGTCCGACCCGCTGGTCGCGCCGCTGCTGGCCTCCAGCCACGAGGGGCTGCCGCCCTGCTACCTCGCGCTGGCCGAGCATGACCCGATGCGCGACAGCGGTGCCGCCTATGGCGAGGCGCTGCGGGCGGCGGGCGTGCCGGTGCAGGTCGATCCGGGCGTCGGGCTGGTGCGCGACTACCTGCAGGCCATCGGCTTCGGCACCGCCGCCGAGGACCGGCTGCGCGAGATGAGCGCCTGGCTCAAGGAGGAGGTGGCGGCGCGCTGAGGCGCCGCCGCCGCTTCAGAAGGCGCTGGTCAGCCCGGCGCTGATCGTCAGGTCGTCGTAGCTGTAGGCGTCGATCGAGCTGTCGCGCCGCGCCACGCCGATCTGCAGGTAGGGGGTGAGCCGCCCGAAGACGAAGCTGTCGGTCTTGTCGAGCCGCAGGTCGAGCCCGTACTCGGTCTCGTATCGTGGCTCGCCGAGGCCGGGCGTCGCGCCGACCTGGTCGAAGGCGGCGGCATAGACCGAGGGCTCGATGAGGAACCCCCCGCCGAGCTCGGTCCGCCCGCCGAGGCGCAGCTCGGCATAGTCGTAGGAGAGATCGTCGCGCGCCGCGTCCTGGTGCTGCAGCGAGAGGCTCCCGGCGACCTGGGCGCGGCCGCGCAGCGGGCGGATCACCGAGAGCTGCGCGCTGGCGCGGGTCACCTCGGTGTCGGGGTAGCGCTCGAGCGTCACGTCCACCAGCTCGGCCTCGAGCGTCGTGGTCAGGCCCGCGGCGCTGCGCCAGCTCACCCCGGCGCCGAGCCCGAGCCGTTCCTCGACCATGTCGCCGCCGAAATAGTCGGTGCCGGCGATGAGCTCGGCCCAGGCGGTGGTCTGCGGCCAGGTGAGCTGCAGCCCGGCGCTGAGGTCGGCGCCGAGCTCGTCCCAGTCGCTGCCCGAGGTCTGGTAGATCTCGCCCTCGGCCTGCAGGTAGCCGGTCAGCGTGGCGCCGCCCGCGGCGCTGCGCAGCGGCCATTGCTTGCGGATCGTCCCGCCGAGCTCGATGCCGGTCTGCGGCGCCTCCTCGCGGTTCATCGTCAGCACCATCGGCCCGTAGCCGAGATCGGCCTCGACCTTGTCGGTGTCATAGCTGCGCCCGGCGCCCTCGGGGGCGCGGAGCGCGAAGGAAAAGCGCGTGCGCAGCCCCTGCCGCTCGTCGATGGCGCGCAGGAAGCGCAGCACGTTGGTGCGCACCATGGGCGGCAGGTCGGGGCTCGAGAGCACGATGCGGAACTGCTCGCGCGACTGCGCGTAGTCGCCCGCCTCGAAGAGCGCGCGCGCCAGCTCGAGCCGGACGCGCAGCAGGCCGGGATCCTGTGCGAGCAGCTTGCGCAGAAGCCGCACGGCGGCATCGGGCTGGCCCTGAACCACGGCGGCGAGCGCCTGCTGGAAGCCGGCCTCCATCTCGGCGCCGGTGGCGGCGGCGGAAGGGGTGGGGGACGCAACAGGGAGCGGGGCCGGGCCCTGCTGCGCCTGCGCCGCCGGGGCGGGAAGAAGAACCGCGGCGAGCGCGACCGCGACGGGCAGCGCCCGCCACGGAAGCGACCGGGCCGCGGGACGGCAATGCGTCCGGCGGCCCGGCCCGGGGAATGTCCGGGCAGTCATGGTCAGCGGCTGGCGTCGACCGCGCCGAAGGCGCCCACGTAGGTGCTGGTCGCGGTGGTGCCCGAGAAGGTGCCCCCCACTTCCTGCGCGTTGCCGCCATAGAACTGCCCGTCGAGCGCGCCGGTCAGCGTGCCCGTGTCGATGTCCGCCGAGAAGCCCGAGCCGCTGACCGCGCCTTCGGCGTAGAAGTCGAGGTCGGGACGGGTGGCGATGGTCGCGCCGGTCGTCGGATCGGCGGTGACGGTGTTGCTGCTGTAGACCTCGACAGTGTCGAAGTCGGTGTCCACGGCGACGTAGGAGGTGGTGACCGCCACGTCTCCGCCGGTGATCACCTGCCCGAGGCTGTCGCCGTAGTAGCTGGCGGTGCCGGTGGTGGGCATCTGGCTGGCCGAGGTGCGTGCCCCGACCGAGCCGGCGCCGGCCCTGCGCGAGGTACCGGTGAGCCCGGTCTGCCAGGTGCCGAAGGTCTGGTACTC is from Salipiger sp. H15 and encodes:
- a CDS encoding methyltransferase domain-containing protein is translated as MMDKWLGADAYEMYVGRWSRKAGRDFLGWLDMPDGLRWLDLGCGTGALTEQIVQGCAPASVTGVEPSQDFLALAGRRITDPRVRFVQGDGETIPLGDGAADCAVSGLVLNFIPDKDRALAELRRCTSPGGTVAAYVWDYAGHAQFMRRFWDAAVALDPGAQALDEGRRFPVCHPDALEALFRSAGLGEVTCAAIDIATPFADFDDYWTPFLSGVGPAPGYCAGLGEAQREALRARLEQGLPTDPDGRILLAARVWAVRGSS
- a CDS encoding alpha/beta hydrolase fold domain-containing protein, whose product is MEDVIVTNRDPATDGDGEGVARRHWKQNPEAVRANILDVARKAFVAHGLTGAKIDDIAAGTETSKRMIYYYFGDKEGLYRAVLEDTYARVRAAEDRLDLASLHPVEALRRLAEFTFDHHAENTDFIRLVMVENLHNAAHMEKVEDIAGKNVSAVGLLDEIYQRGCAEGLFRRGLTALELRWHISALAFFNVANRPTFSHLYGDSLFDPKGQQQLRRHIGDMLLRFVMKPGLSVEEAAVRPVTETRAIHPDIYRFRETWDATWATLPTEGDATTRRLHFESVSRSLRLPSPEGVETDEEHWIDTESGPVRVRLFRPPDPEPLPAVVYLHGGAWRQGSPETHWNITSRMAAWSGHLVISVDYALAPEAAYPAALHQIPAVLTWARDHASMLGIDPERLSIAGDGAGGNLAAAVALMCRDAGLPLAAQLLIYPICDFDTSRPSCSEYAEGPLWTLAQLLSAHAGYCPDVTLRLSDPLVAPLLASSHEGLPPCYLALAEHDPMRDSGAAYGEALRAAGVPVQVDPGVGLVRDYLQAIGFGTAAEDRLREMSAWLKEEVAAR
- a CDS encoding porin family protein yields the protein MTARTFPGPGRRTHCRPAARSLPWRALPVAVALAAVLLPAPAAQAQQGPAPLPVASPTPSAAATGAEMEAGFQQALAAVVQGQPDAAVRLLRKLLAQDPGLLRVRLELARALFEAGDYAQSREQFRIVLSSPDLPPMVRTNVLRFLRAIDERQGLRTRFSFALRAPEGAGRSYDTDKVEADLGYGPMVLTMNREEAPQTGIELGGTIRKQWPLRSAAGGATLTGYLQAEGEIYQTSGSDWDELGADLSAGLQLTWPQTTAWAELIAGTDYFGGDMVEERLGLGAGVSWRSAAGLTTTLEAELVDVTLERYPDTEVTRASAQLSVIRPLRGRAQVAGSLSLQHQDAARDDLSYDYAELRLGGRTELGGGFLIEPSVYAAAFDQVGATPGLGEPRYETEYGLDLRLDKTDSFVFGRLTPYLQIGVARRDSSIDAYSYDDLTISAGLTSAF
- a CDS encoding transferrin-binding protein-like solute binding protein, with product MSLAAACSDGHTSSSKSSGTTGFISFSDVATKGDGTYSASGLAVTTSYKTNADGTVTKVNTPVTQDDITALLTYEGGELTGVTVKTDQGKIILSAANGDVFDVTTVSGGLLIASADGDKTLLIADPDKQGYEYQTFGTWQTGLTGTSRRAGAGSVGARTSASQMPTTGTASYYGDSLGQVITGGDVAVTTSYVAVDTDFDTVEVYSSNTVTADPTTGATIATRPDLDFYAEGAVSGSGFSADIDTGTLTGALDGQFYGGNAQEVGGTFSGTTATSTYVGAFGAVDASR